A stretch of Tigriopus californicus strain San Diego chromosome 11, Tcal_SD_v2.1, whole genome shotgun sequence DNA encodes these proteins:
- the LOC131890841 gene encoding acid-sensing ion channel 5-like — protein MCSSTMSTVRDTSPLTKKLILAALVLIFLLQSYLCVVKFLERKIVDETLTVEQDEEFLPCLTLCGYPYRSDLTGNMILNRQLSHYCPPNATDFIECLGAGHFTLDDMVEDTQWLITGRSLDKSWWGEATYNFFNGKCFTLRIDTPSKANFVMDMVLMRFNWTTLQRHKMNMRIQIHGDEGYLPNPIYGKEFLHRQIVDFIPSPLKYTGVLVNKKKRTNINYPKGRCQEDPNWDIIRCIEEYIIRKIGCTYPWILRANLDGVKNCSTREEFGKLLGVHGAILNTSPSKLPKLTGCPPPCTLNDFAIATRDVNFGGVIGNSTGITYYLGTTNLEVTKETWLYDVNNLIGEIGGSLGLFLGASLLTIFEVVQGGFMKVFHVVNGGTK, from the exons ATGTGCAGTTCAACCATGTCCACCGTCAGAGATACTAGCCCTTTGACAAAGAAGCTCATTCTTGCCGCATTGGTCCTCATATTTCTTTTACAATCATACTTGTGCGTAGTCAAGTTCTTGGAGCGAAAG ATCGTGGACGAAACCTTGACTGTGGAGCAAGATGAAGAGTTCCTGCCGTGTTTAACGCTCTGCGGCTACCCGTATCGTTCGGACCTCACCGGAAACATGATATTGAACCGACAACTGAGTCATTATTGTCCGCCCAATGCCACCGATTTCATCGAATGTCTTGGAGCAGGTCATTTTACACTCGATGATATGGTGGAGGACACCCAGTGGTTGATCACTGGCCGATCATTGGATAAATCCTGGTGGGGCGAGGCTACGTACAACTTCTTTAACGGCAAATGCTTCACCTTAAGGATCGACACTCCCTCCAAGGCCAATTTCGTCATGGACATGGTGTTGATGCGCTTCAATTGGACCACATTGCAACGGCACAAGATGAACATGAGGATTCAGATCCACGGAGATGAAGGCTACTTGCCCAATCCAATCTACGGGAAAGAGTTCCTCCATCGGCAAATCGTGGATTTCATCCCCAGTCCCTTAAAATATACGGGAGTGCTCGTGAACAAGAAAAAGCGAACTAATATCAACTATCCGAAGGGACGATGTCAGGAGGATCCCAATTGGGACATTATTCGATGCATTGAGGAGTACATTATTCGAAAGATTGGATGCACTTATCCTTGGATACTTCGAGCG AATTTGGACGGCGTCAAGAATTGCTCGACCCGAGAAGAGTTCGGCAAACTTTTGGGAGTCCATGGAGCCATATTGAACACTTCGCCTTCGAAGTTGCCCAAGTTGACAGGTTGTCCACCACCTTGTACGCTGAATGACTTCGCAATCGCCACTCGGGATGTCAATTTCGGTGGTGTCATTGGCAATTCCACTGGGATTACCTATTACCTGGGAACGACGAATTTGGAAGTGACTAAGGAGACTTGGTTGTATGATGTGAACAACTTGATCGGCGAGATTGGAGGATCTCTGGGACTGTTTCTGGGAGCCTCCCTGCTCACTATTTTTGAAGTGGTCCAAGGAGGGTTCATGAAGGTGTTCCACGTTGTCAACGGTGGAACAAAATGA
- the LOC131890842 gene encoding uncharacterized protein LOC131890842, which translates to MLLNVSPMAMSSKVVILVLFFLFLFQSHLCIIKHLSMKIVEESYIERHTRNTIPPLTICTFPGRSNYWSQSSPWNSSMFCQKPTFDFHKCLVSGQFNLSDVIQGTHYSKKMNPRNPPYWSPATYNYLSGQCSTLHVPHQTTASYLGSAIHILINMTTIEKNQMSLVIHLHDENGFLENPTKGQEFLRSTSMEFIPQDQRFLGIIVAKTKRISLNHSGNPCHEDENWDVIKCIEEFIVGKMGCTYPGILKADLGLRNCSSLEDMLHLLDIHKALFTIPSSDMAAYTGCLRPCHLNGVDPVSGEIRDGSLRVGSAISYLFRTTNVKVAKEAWFYDFNSLVAEVGGSLGLFLGASLLTLFQHIHQGLSKLLRRCFGTKSVQAQAMP; encoded by the exons ATGTTACTAAACGTCTCACCCATGGCCATGTCATCAAAAGTGGTGATACTTGTGctattttttctcttcctttttcaatcCCATTTGTGTATCATAAAACACCTGTCCATGAAG ATTGTGGAAGAATCTTACATAGAGCGCCACACGAGGAACACTATCCCCCCATTGACGATATGCACTTTTCCGGGACGTTCCAACTATTGGAGCCAATCCTCGCCTTGGAATTCTAGCATGTTCTGCCAAAAACCAACTTTTGATTTTCACAAATGCTTAGTCTCCGGTCAGTTCAATCTTTCGGATGTGATTCAAGGCACTCATTattctaaaaaaatgaatcctcGGAATCCGCCTTATTGGTCACCAGCCACGTACAACTATTTGAGCGGTCAGTGTTCAACGCTTCACGTGCCACATCAAACTACGGCGAGTTATCTTGGATCTGCCATTCACATCCTTATCAATATGACtaccattgaaaaaaatcaaatgtccTTGGTCATTCATTTGCACGACGAAAACGGTTTCTTGGAGAATCCTACCAAAGGTCAAGAGTTCTTGAGGTCAACATCGATGGAGTTCATTCCTCAGGATCAGAGGTTCTTGGGCATTATAGTGGCCAAAACCAAGAGGATCAGTCTCAATCACTCTGGAAATCCTTGTCATGAAGATGAAAACTGGGATGTCATCAAATGTATTGAAGAGTTTATCGTGGGCAAGATGGGCTGTACATATCCCGGGATACTGAAAGCG GATCTTGGACTGAGAAATTGTTCCAGTCTGGAGGATATGCTCCATCTGCTTGATATTCACAAGGCACTATTTACGATACCATCGTCGGATATGGCGGCCTACACAGGATGTCTTCGGCCTTGCCATTTGAATGGTGTCGATCCCGTCAGCGGCGAAATACGAGACGGAAGTCTGCGTGTTGGTTCTGCGATTTCTTACTTATTTAGAACAACCAATGTGAAAGTGGCAAAAGAGGCCTGGTTTTATGATTTCAATAGCCTGGTGGCTGAAGTTGGCGGCTCTCTAGGATTGTTTTTGGGAGCTTCTCTCTTGACTCTTTTCCAACATATCCATCAGGGACTCTCGAAGCTTCTGAGGCGttgttttggaaccaaaagtGTTCAAGCACAAGCGATGCCATAA
- the LOC131890840 gene encoding uncharacterized protein LOC131890840, whose product MQGTGKFCVFIAAFIFICPICHCLLDTVTGLLGGSNNNGNTDNENVEKNTGGSTASTACSPPEGYTDNIDGFSYRDYGETLNYWKAMSTCHKNRARLPLFKGEAMYNTIKGILRNLSYTVGLLANVNETRAQAIPANEALRFLKWNDGTTPLDLQFMTETIIFDEGEMCMTIFKDKHLSDTPCRNRTHTFCQFPCADEVHVPETCSNGVEVPAGFTPVLNNFYKRVDPMNYTSLDSTCRSQGARVATIRNQFEAISLAVFSAEANVESFFIGLTNPSAITCNNVKDKKCPRFLRWSHWDAPFISEVNFPIQSLKTNEKAYLVMTDMFQISGVDDNEISPGICHFNCVAITTCELRLLPNTTPMPWMSPSKNILQHDSVTLTCVWFRLANQNSM is encoded by the exons ATGCAAGGAACAG GAAAATTTTGCGTTTTCATAGCtgcttttattttcatctGTCCAATCTGTCATTGCCTACTCGATACTG TGACGGGACTACTCGGTGGGTCCAATAACAATGGAAACACTGATAATGAGAATGTGGAGAAGAATACTGGGGGATCTACCGCAAGCACTGCTTGCTCCCCACCCGAAGGATACACTGACAATATCGATGGCTTCTCTTATAGAGATTATGGCGAAACCCTTAACTATTGGAAAGCCATGAGTACATGCCACAAAAACAGGGCCAGATTACCCTTATTTAAGGGAGAGGCAATGTATAACACCATCAAAGGGATTCTCC GCAACCTCTCCTATACGGTTGGACTTCTTGCCAATGTGAACGAAACGAGGGCTCAGGCCATCCCTGCCAATGAAGCTTTGCggtttttgaaatggaatgatGGGACGACCCCCCTAGATCTCCAATTTATGACGGAGacaatcatttttgatgaGGGAGAAATGTGCATGACCATATTCAAAGACAAGCACCTCTCTGATACTCCTTGTCGAAATCGCACCCACAcattttgtcaatttccaTGCGCCGATGAAG TTCATGTGCCCGAGACATGTTCCAATGGAGTTGAAGTGCCGGCCGGATTTACTCCTGTCTTGAACAATTTCTACAAACGGGTTGACCCCATGAATTACACCAGTTTGGATTCTACTTGTCGGAGCCAGGGTGCCCGCGTTGCGACCATCAGAAACCAGTTCGAGGCCATTAGCTTGGCCGTTTTCAGTG CTGAGGCCAATGTAGAATCCTTTTTCATCGGCCTCACCAATCCATCAGCCATTACTTGTAATAATGTGAAAGACAAGAAGTGTCCCCGTTTTCTTCGTTGGAGTCATTGGGATGCTCCTTTCATCTCAGAGGTTAACTTCCCCATCCAAAGCCTAaaaaccaatgaaaaagcaTACCTTGTCATGACTgatatgtttcaaatttctggAGTAGATGATAACGAAATCAGTCCCGGGATATGTCATTTCAATTGTG TTGCTATTACCACGTGTGAACTTCGTTTACTGCCGAATACCACACCCATGCCTTGGATGAGCCCTTCGAAAAACATTCTTCAACATGATTCAGTCAC GCTTACCTGCGTTTGGTTTCGGTTGGCAAACCAAAACTCCATGTAA